A single window of Athene noctua chromosome 1, bAthNoc1.hap1.1, whole genome shotgun sequence DNA harbors:
- the LOC141964869 gene encoding gap junction beta-6 protein-like: protein MDWGSLQAVLGGVNKHSTSIGKIWLTVLFIFRIMILVVAAERVWGDEQQDFVCNTLQPGCRNVCYDHFFPISHIRLWALQLIFVSTPALLVAMHVAYTRHEKKRRFRNGEKIDIEELKNEKIHIRGPLWWTYTSSIFFRIIFEAVFMYVFYYMYDGYQMPRLVKCSAWPCPNIVDCFVSRPTEKTTFTIFMLAVSAICMMLNLAELCYLVIKICMKESRKTTVLK, encoded by the coding sequence ATGGACTGGGGAAGTCTTCAGGCCGTTTTAGGAGGTGTAAATAAACACTCCACCAGCATTGGGAAGATATGGCTCACAGTCCTGTTCATCTTCCGTATCATGATCCTGGTTGTGGCTGCAGAGAGAGTCTGGGGAGATGAACAACAAGATTTTGTTTGCAATACACTTCAGCCTGGGTGCAGAAATGTTTGCTATGATCACTTTTTCCCCATCTCTCACATCAGACTCTGGGCCCTGCAGCTGATCTTTGTTTCCACACCTGCGCTGCTGGTGGCCATGCATGTAGCTTACACCAGGCACGAGAAGAAAAGGCGATTCAGAAATGGTGAGAAAATTGATATTGAAgagctgaaaaatgaaaagattcatATTCGCGGCCCCCTGTGGTGGACATACACCAGCAGCATCTTCTTCAGGATCATCTTTGAAGCCGTCTTCATGTACGTGTTCTATTACATGTACGATGGGTACCAGATGCCTCGCCTGGTGAAGTGCAGTGCATGGCCCTGCCCCAACATAGTGGATTGTTTTGTGTCTCGGCCCACTGAGAAAACCACATTTACTATTTTCATGCTTGCTGTGTCTGCGATCTGCATGATGTTGAATCTGGCTGAGTTGTGTTATCTAGTGATAAAAATTTGCATGAAAGAATCCAGGaaaacaacagttttaaaataa